Proteins from one Camelina sativa cultivar DH55 chromosome 8, Cs, whole genome shotgun sequence genomic window:
- the LOC109126080 gene encoding uncharacterized protein LOC109126080, which translates to MASSTRWWWPIHFTSSGSVPRWLSWRRPELSLLSVVVDDVVWKVVTAFESVALVSMLCFFFLFCGCTV; encoded by the coding sequence ATGGCGTCATCTACCCGGTGGTGGTGGCCGATCCATTTCACTTCATCTGGATCTGTGCCAAGGTGGCTGAGTTGGCGTCGTCCAGAGCTGAGTTTACTGTCAGTGGTGGTCGACGACGTTGTCTGGAAAGTAGTGACGGCGTTCGAGTCAGTGGCGTTGGTCTccatgctctgtttcttcttcctcttctgtggCTGCACCGTCtga